The following coding sequences are from one Neurospora crassa OR74A linkage group I, whole genome shotgun sequence window:
- a CDS encoding zinc finger protein gives MRPDHYDCRSDMDGHFGHRPANHNQTQSQTQSHNHGHHGSLDLRFQYLMDSSRQRHTPLSSDATHQISPSTANDGSRIPTNTTVGYESHDDLCVDHCEVLGLYQGGSQFPNHRGLTANSLGHWSRRYVNGQDALLDTPHVDLFAHNLPSNDFMPMQQFGAWSQWQGHQSQQSMQECGEDCQSNAEDSCCDSECAMTGKCTNIACANGEDVCVDQSCPERSMAFPSDLVDGAAALLSINHGSDMLTQSFNFSSMGGMNSMCGMGSMANLGNMNHMNDIGSMGNMNGMGGMSNINNMNGMNNPNHLNSLNGLNQNNDPQNYPNCHIPVSFNAAQFGQYSSVASNFEAGQALQQCGFEASDPEAYIRHFNTQHRPYFTNTEPSKSNNSNGQLALPNLIPGSGGVRSSRTLAATEALSSSPATPLDTSDSGASMNTPSPLTPVSEAKTRAQSPSHTRSSSADTSETSYSDNMDGDNDEHKCLWREDSGKLCAQTFTEAGDLFDHVSNVHIKHASKGNYGFLCAWDDCPRSHPGVHGFPQRSKIERHMQTHIGHKPHVCKICHKGFSAKQALTQHMYIHSDQKPLECNICFKTFRYPSALTMHMRVHSGEKPLQCPICGKKFSESSNLSKHKRTHEVKGRFNCNVRGCCRNFHRQDQLRRHMKTHQKDVVDGRVVDIYTSQLPLPADFDFPLKEGSADPTVFRDESAEIGDEGSH, from the exons ATGCGCCCTGACCATTACGATTGCCGGAGCGACATGGACGGCCACTTCGGCCACCGGCCTGCAAATCACAACCAGACTCAGAGCCAGACCCAGAGCCACAACCATGGCCATCACGGTTCTCTCGACCTCCGTTTTCAGTACTTGATGGACTCTTCCCGTCAACGGCATACACCGCTCTCCTCCGATGCGACACACCAGATATCTCCTTCAACGGCAAACGATGGCTCTCGCATACCCACAAACACCACCGTCGGCTACGAATCCCACGATGATCTATGTGTTGATCACTGCGAAGTCCTTGGCCTCTATCAGGGTGGCTCTCAATTCCCGAACCACCGTGGACTTACAGCCAATTCACTCGGCCACTGGTCACGGCGATACGTAAATGGCCAGGATGCTTTGCTTGATACTCCTCATGTCGACCTATTCGCCCACAACCTACCATCAAACGATTTTATGCCCATGCAGCAATTCGGTGCCTGGTCTCAATGGCAGGGTCATCAGAGCCAGCAATCAATGCAAGAGTGCGGAGAGGATTGCCAGTCTAATGCCGAGGACAGTTGCTGCGATAGCGAGTGTGCCATGACTGGCAAATGCACTAACATTGCGTGTGCCAACGGCGAGGACGTCTGCGTGGACCAAAGCTGCCCCGAACGTTCCATGGCTTTCCCCTCCGATCTTGTCGACGGCGCCGCCGCGCTCTTATCCATTAATCATGGGTCTGACATGCTCACTCAGAGCTTCAACTTTAGCAGCATGGGCGGCATGAACAGTATGTGTGGCATGGGCAGTATGGCGAATTTGGGTAACATGAACCATATGAACGACATCGGCAGCATGGGTAACATGAACGGCATGGGTGGCATGAGCAACATTAACAACATGAATGGCATGAACAACCCCAATCACTTAAATAGCCTCAATGGTCTTAACCAGAATA ACGATCCCCAGAATTATCCCAACTGCCATATCCCTGTGTCTTTCAACGCCGCCCAGTTTGGTCAGTACAGCTCTGTGGCTAGCAATTTTGAGGCAGGTCAAGCCTTGCAGCAATGTGGGTTTGAGGCGAGTGATCCCGAGGCGTATATCAGGCACTTCAACACACAACATAGGCCATATTTCACGAATACCGAGCCCAGCAAAAGCAACAACAGTAACGGCCAGCTCGCTTTACCTAACTTGATCCCTGGCTCTGGAGGTGTGCGGAGTAGCAGAACATTGGCAGCAACCGAAGCCTTATCCTCGTCTCCAGCCACTCCTCTCGACACATCTGATTCGGGAGCATCCATGAACACGCCTTCTCCGCTAACACCGGTGTCGGAGGCAAAGACGCGGGCTCAATCACCCTCCCATACACGCAGCTCATCCGCAGATACGTCGGAAACCAGCTACAGTGACAACATGGATGGAGATAATGACGAACACAAGTGCCTATGGCGGGAGGACAGTGGTAAGCTTTGTGCCCAAACTTTCACAGAGGCGGGGGATCTATTTGACCACGTTTCGAATGTACATATCAAGCATGCATCCAAGGGGAATTATGGGTTTCTCTGCGCCTGGGACGACTGTCCCCGAAGCCACCCTGGCGTGCATGGCTTCCCACAGAGGAGCAAGATCGAGAGGCATATGCAAACGCATATTGGTC ATAAACCGCATGTCTGCAAGATTTGCCACAAAGGATTCTCGGCAAAGCAGGCTTTGACTCAGCACATGTACATCCACTCTGATCAAAAGCCGCTGGAATGCAACATCTGCTTCAAGACCTTCAGATATCCTAGTGCCCTCA CAATGCACATGCGCGTCCATTCAGGCGAGAAGCCGCTCCAATGCCCCATCTGCGGCAAGAAGTTCAGCGAATCTTCAAACTTGTCCAAGCACAAGCGTACCCACGAGGTCAAGGGTCGTTTCAATTGCAATGTGCGCGGTTGCTGTCGCAACTTTCACCGCCAGGATCAGCTCCGTCGTCACATGAAGACGCACCAGAAGGATGTCGTCGATGGCCGAGTGGTAGACATCTACACTAGCCAACTTCCGCTGCCCGCTGACTTTGATTTCCCATTGAAAGAAGGATCAGCAGATCCTACAGTATTCAGAGATGAGTCTGCTGAGATTGGTGATGAGGGGAGCCATTGA
- a CDS encoding dipeptidyl peptidase — MRFSQPLRSQSLRLSSILAQPARRASAFPRNRLTTTATGYGNSIPQLCLNRNFSLSVSLRSSLTMDAQELSQYLADAPPSVVRLEVEKHFDALTDKQKRYAHFISKASFAGNRIVLRQVSPESESIYDFIIALHKASGGDWKALAEKAGVDEAGLNAFLQYAAQFLGNSGNYKSFGDSKFIPRCDENVFASLASTSPEAEKHYKATNGAIFSTDKPGLLHLGFTDQGHLTTYYPDSPDITKDEIDAVAKWMQKAGLLPENTRLRKTKDGIFELLIASAVTSIPSEGGDIGKDSEYKITEGPLEGKTVKLVYGDYAAEMKAITEYTKKAAENAENETQQKMHTAYAKSFEEGSLEAFKDSQRYWIRDQGPMVECNIGFIETYRDPAGVRGEWEGFAAVVNQERTRAFGELVRSAPSLIPLLPWSKEFEKDKFLSPDFTSLEVLTFCGSGIPAGINIPNYDDIRQQEGFKNVSLGNVLSAKAPDEKIPFIADSDLEVYKKYRDAAFEVQVGLHELTGHGCGKLLQETSPGEYNFDHTNPPISPVTGKPVTTWYKPGQTWGSVFGGLAGAYEECRAELVAMHLSCEFQALKIFGFGDGTVDMDGEAGDVLYASYLSMARAGLTSVEFWDPKSQKWGQPHCQARFAILKSFLQAEDDFCKLEYEKEDLSDLKIKLDRSKILTSGRKAVGDFLQKIHIYKSTADVENGTKFFTDMSGVGLEYWGTKVRDVVLKNKQPRKVFVQANTYLDEATGKVSLKHYDATPEGIIQSWADRE; from the exons ATGCGCTTCTCTCAACCCCTCAGATCTCAAAGTTTGAGATTATCGTCGATTTTGGCCCAGCCAGCCCGACGTGCATCTGCCTTTCCCAGGAATAgactcaccaccaccgctacAGGCTACGGTAACTCTATTCCTCAGCTGTGCCTGAATCGCAACTTCAGTCTCAGTGTCAGTCTCCGCAGTTCCCTCACTATGGACGCTCAAGAACTCTCGCAGTACCTGGCGGATGCCCCGCCTTCGGTCGTCAGGCTCGAGGTCGAGAAGCATTTTGACGCCCTGACAGACAAGCAGAAGCGCTATGCTCACTTTATCAGCAA GGCTTCCTTTGCTGGTAACCGCATCGTGCTGCGCCAGGTCTCCCCCGAGTCTGAGTCCATCTATGATTTCATCATTGCTCTGCACAAGGCCTCTGGAGGCGACTGGAAGGCTCTGGCTGAGAAGGCCGGCGTTGATGAGGCCGGCTTGAACGCCTTCCTCCAGTATGCTGCACAATTCCTCGGCAACAGCGGAAACTATAAGAGCTTTGGTGACTCCAAGTTTATTCCCCGCTGCGATGAGAATGTCTTTGCTTCcctggcttccacttctcccgaggccgagaagcaTTACAAGGCCACCAACGGTGCTATCTTCTCGACTGACAAGCCCGGCCTTCTGCACCTTGGCTTTACGGATCAAGGTCACCTGACCACTTACTACCCCGACTCTCCTGATATCACCAAGGATGAGATCGATGCTGTTGCTAAGTGGATGCAGAAGGCCGGCTTGCTTCCTGAAAACACCAGGTTGCGCAAGACCAAGGACGGGATCTTTGAGCTTCTGATTGCTTCTGCCGTTACTTCCATCCCCAGCGAGGGTGGTGACATTGGCAAGGATTCCGAGTACAAGATCACCGAGGGCCCTCTTGAGGGTAAGACCGTCAAATTAGTTTATGGCGACTATGCGGCCGAGATGAAGGCTATTACCGAGTACACCAAGAAGGCAGCCGAGAACGCGGAGAACGAGACTCAACAAAAGATGCATACCGCTTATGCCAAGTCCTTCGAGGAAGGCTCTCTTGAAGCCTTCAAGGACTCCCAGAGATACTGGATCCGCGATCAAGGTCCCATGGTTGAGTGCAACATCGGCTTCATCGAGACCTACCGCGACCCGGCTGGTGTTCGTGGTGAGTGGGAGGGCTTCGCAGCAGTTGTTAACCAGGAAAGGACACGTGCTTTCGGAGAGCTGGTCAGGTCTGCACCTAGTTTGATCCCTCTGTTGCCGTGGTCCAAGGAGTTCGAGAAGGACAAGTTCCTCTCTCCTGATTTCACCTCTCTTGAGGTTTTGACCTTCTGCG GGTCTGGTATCCCTGCTGGTATCAACAT CCCCAACTACGACGATATCAGGCAACAGGAAGGCTTCAAGAACGTCAGTTTGG GTAACGTCTTGAGCGCCAAGGCTCCTGATGAGAAGATTCCCTTCATTGCCGATAGTGATCTCGAGGTTTACAAGAAGTATCGTGATGCCGCCTTTGAGGTCCAGGTCGGACTTCATGAGCTTACTG GTCACGGCTGTGGAAAGCTTCTGCAGGAGACCTCTCCTGGAGAGTACAACTTCGACCACACTAACCCACCCATTAGCCCCGTGACCGGTAAGCCTGTGACGACCTGGTACAAGCCCGGTCAAACATGGGGTTCCGTATTCGGTGGCCTTGCTGGCGCTTACGAAGAATGCCGTGCTGAGCTTGTTGCGATGCACTTGAGCTGCGAATTCCAGGCTCTCAAGATTTTCGGCTTCGGTGACGGAACTGTTGATATGGATGGCGAGGCTGGTGATGTTCTATATGCATCCTACCTTAGCATGGCACGGGCTGGTCTCACTTCGGTCGAGTTCTGGGACCCCAAGAGCCAGAAGTGGGGACAGCCTCATTGCCAGGCTCGCTTTGCCATTCTCAAGTCTTTTCTTCAGGCAGAGGATGACTTCTGCAAGCTTGAGtatgagaaggaggatctATCCGACTTGAAGATCAAGCTTGATCGCTCCAAGATTCTAACCAGCGGTAGAAAGG CTGTGGGAGATTTCCTCCAGAAGATCCACATCTACAAGTCAACCGCTGATGTCGAAAATGGTACCAAGTTCTTCACCGATATGTCCGGTGTCGGCTTGGAATACTGGGGAACCAAGGTCCGCGATGTCGTCCTGAAGAACAAGCAGCCCAGAAAGGTGTTCGTCCAGGCCAACACTTATCTGGACGAGGCTACTGGCAAGGTTAGTCTCAAGCACTACGATGCCACGCCTGAGGGTATCATCCAGAGCTGGGCGGATAGGGAATAG
- a CDS encoding glucokinase has product MLSYNTPISVNGQNAGPTAGMSARPPFKTVGNNGSANGVSSNDAVSGTGRHAPEEQHIWLVTGPAGCGKSTVARYLAESLHWPYIEGDEFHPPANIEKMSAGIPLTDADRWDWLTALREASIRALDQGNSGVVLTCSALKRKYRDVIRVAPYFTPNLHLHFIYLDASEEILLQRVLARQNHYMGANMVHSQFEALEPPTPAETDVIRIDVSRPADMVMADALNQVLHTIDGIQKDQSQ; this is encoded by the exons ATGCTTTCGTACAATACCCCTATTTCTGTGAACGGGCAGAACGCTGGACCGACCGCCGGCATGTCAGCGCGACCCCCATTCAAGACAGTCGGAAACAACGGGTCTGCCAATGGAGTGTCATCCAATGATGCGGTGTCAGGAACAGGACGGCACGCTCCCGAGGAGCAGCATATCTGGCTAGTCACCGGACCTGCTGGATGCGGCAAGAGTACCGTGGCAAGATACCTAGCGGAATCTCTACATTGGCCTTATATTGAAGGTGACGAG TTTCACCCACCAGCCAATATCGAAAAGATGAGCGCCGGTATCCCCCTTACCGATGCGGACCGCTGGGATTGGCTCACAGCTCTGCGCGAGGCATCAATTCGAGCTCTTGATCAGGGCAATAGCGGCGTAGTTTTGACGTGCTCTGCGCTGAAGCGCAAGTACCGTGATGTCATCAGAGTGGCCCCCTATTTCACCCCGAATCTTCACCTTCACTTTATCTACCTCGATGCGTCCGAGGAGATCCTCCTTCAAAGAGTCCTTGCTCGCCAAAACCATTACATGGGTGCCAACATGGTCCACAGCCAGTTTGAGGCTCTCGAGCCACCAACGCCTGCCGAGACGGACGTGATCCGCATTGACGTGAGCCGTCCTGCCGACATGGTTATGGCAGATGCCCTGAACCAGGTTCTTCATACAATTGATGGAATCCAAAAGGACCAATCGCAATGA